taaaacgaataaagtactccttgttgtaaaataagaggatattagaagtaaccccggagttccatgacctgtataaaagcactcggcctttggccttggTTTTTTATGGGCATGGAacgcctcagtgacttataatatccttatattttacaatagggggtactttattcactatatatatatatatatatatatattttatatatatatatatatatatatatatatatatatatatatatatatatatatatatgctacagGCGCAAGCTAAAATATCATACCatatataattaagcaattaagaCTATATATTAGGATGCATTTTAATAACTGCTTTAATTACAGCATCATCGTGCCCTTTTAAtatggtttttttaattaactttttggTTTTGCTTCTCTCCAGCTATTGTCTGGTTGATAGACTAACTGCGCCCTAGGCAATCAGGCCTTTGTTTGAGATGTAGAATAGCAGTGTgtctgttaaaagaaaaaaaaactaacaattgAAATAGTACTGGTTGCTGCCGCCggtgaacctagcaaccaggttcaAAGCAGAAAGGCAAGGGGTTTTCGGGAACAGCTAAACAGTTTAAGGTAAACTGCCCCATTACACATTGTCAGAATATACAAAACCATATAAAGAGGACTTAATACAAGTTAACAGACCATATCCTGCTCACATTTGTATGCCTTCCAGCCCGATACACAATATCCCCAGAGCTCAGCTCAGAATGTTGTAACCTATATGTATTGCATGTAATGATTTAGCAGCCAGCTTAAGCAATTCTCCTTCcttattagaaaaaaaggaagtacaacaataataataaaaaaaaaatccccaaaggAATTGTATTGCAAATGCTGAGGATGATAGAAGTTTAAAGGGAAAGCTTACCCTATGTCAACCCCAGTATTTGTCAGGAGTATCCCTGATTTTTTAAGCACCCAGTTTTGCACAGTAACTAGTCAGTCTCCCGCTCCATTGAAATTTACAGAATGGTAACCCATAGTCCTTGGATTTTATCAGAAGCTGTGGAGCAGGGTGCAGGGCAGGGGTGAGGCAGACGTGAGACAAGATGCATCTCTGGAtcatcttgtacaggtataggatcagttatccagaaacccgttatccagatagctccaaattactgaaaggccatttcccatagactccattttatccaaataaaccaaatttttagaaatgatgtcctttttctctgtaataataaaacattaccttgtacttgatcccaagtgaaatataattaatccttattggaagcaaaaccagcctattgggtttatttaatgtttatatgattttctagtagacttaaggtatcaagatccaaattaaggaatcatccgttatccggaaagaccaggtcccgagcattctggataaccagtcctatacctgtagcttATTTTTGTAGACCGAGTTCAACTGACAATACATTAACAACAAGGAAAGACTACAGTCTGGGCAACACAAGTGCATCTGTGGCTATTGTTGCAATCTTGCATTGCCGTGCCAACCACCCTATGCTTTTTACCTTAGTTTGCAACCCTCTTTGGCTGACCCAATTTTGCATTGAGTAATCGGTCCTAATCATAAATTGTGCCCTGAACATATTTATCAGAAATGCTTTTGGATGTTTCTCAGGCAACACCCACACACAGCACCGTATCAGTCTGTATTTTATAGGAGTTTCTTTTGGCAGTCGCCACTCCTCTTATTACTTTGTGACTGGcctgtgtgccataggcctaaagACAACTCTGTCCAGTACTGCTTTCATCCAGcggcactttaaaggagaactaaagcctagctaaagaagtaggtagaaatgttgtacatcatgttGTTGGTTTCTGTataagcccaaggcaaccacagccctttagcagtaaagatctgtgtctccaaagatgccccagtagctgcccgtcttctcttctgctgattcactgcacatgctttgtgctgctgtcacttactgagcttagggacccactcacaatataaagtacacatagaatagaaatgtcacaatataaggctgattagtaattaatacagataattactacatggcagcacagaaaccagtgcaattagcatcagaatttaataatcagcaaacctgtagcatcagcttgtattacaggggaagctcattttctgctggataattagtgacgagccctaagcttagcttctcaacagctgctcagagcccactgagcatgtgactgtcacagacactttccaagatggtgaccccctgtgacaagtttgaagtcctggatcattgctgctattgacaagctgaaactttaggctggtgtaataagttcaatttataaaatatggcatttttaaccatattcatttttagggtttagttctcctttaacaaggacACAAATTAGCcaaattgttttgtgtttttttaagcacAGAGAGGTCACTTGTGCTTAACCCACTTCTAGACAGAGGGGTGGCATTGGGGCTactaacatacacacacagattagAATGTACTTTGTCATAAAGGTGTTGTTGCTAGGGTGCGTGACTATAGCAACCAGAACATTCTATTTTAAAACTGGAGGGATGCAGAACAAAACAGGCCATGAAAAAAAGAGGATTGTGCTGCAGAATGTTTAACTGAAATGTCTGGGTTAATTCTTGGGGACTGGAACAGTCTTTGTCGGTTGCACAGTAGAAATAAAGTGATACAAGTCCTAGGATGCAGCTTTGCTTATAAAGCGATACCCCTGTACAGAAGTGAGCTGCATGCGCTGCAGTGTTGCCTCTCAAAACGACTGTTAATGGGAGATACAGACACCTCCATACTATGTTGGTCTCCTATGAGAAAATAACAATAGCTGTTTGTTTTTATCCCTTTAGGGAGATCTGGCCAAAAAGAAGATCTACCCCACTCTGTGGTAAGTGATTAGCTACTGCTAACTTCTTTTCTGTacactttatttatactgtattgaAATCCGCTGATAATAAGCTCGCTCCAGAGCAAGTAACAACCAGTCAGTAAGCTTGCCCCAGAACAAGAAACCAGTAAATGTTTTGGGCATATCATGGGGTTTTAAAATAACGTGTGTGCGGTTTGGGCCCCATACTGTTTGTAGGCAGGGTTCAcctcccagcatgcacagtaaACCTTAAGGCTAGTAATTGTGGCAATAATAATTGATTTATTATCATCAATTATTTCACTATTCAATTACTAGAGACTGTATAATAGCAGTCTGTTTAATTATACATAATGACAGTCTCttatagaaaatataatgtataggaATGGGGAAAATGTACGTATCTGGCTATTTCTATGTTTTCTCCTCACATGCTGGTCAGGAGACTATACTGACATGTCTGAATAAAGGAAACCAAAATCAGCTGATGCACAACATACGTAATAAAAAGGATATTGTCATTGCAAAATGAACCTCCTCTTTAAAAGTATTGTTATTATGTCACATTAGCCAGTCAGATCTATTCTGTCCTTCCAAGCTTTGTTACCTCTCTTACTCCTCTAGCTGTGTCAGTCAAATCATGTACAGTCAGCAGTGCTGTCAAAGTCACAAAAAGGGCTAATTGAtccagtcatgtgtcttgtgacTCATACAGTGTATATCTAAAATCCCTGCCacaaagcaagacaggactgccgCTATTTTTGTCAAGATGGAAGCAGAGTCAGTCTTATAAGTAGGGtttctttatactttttttgtttttattatgtaaGTAGGTACACTCAAGCAGTGCCCTAGATTGCACACACGCACTTTTGTTTTAATTCTTCACAAGAAAGCTATGTACCCTATTTAGAAAAATAACCTTTATTGCCCCTGTGAGAACTAACACTGTCTACTTCAGATAATCCCATCCCACACCCAGTGCCTTTGTCTTGCAGGTGGCTTTACAACGATGGTTTGCTCCCAGAAGACACCTACATAGTAGGCTTTGCACGTTCAAAGCTGACAGTGCAGGATATCAAAAAGCAGAGCGAGCCGTACTTCAAGGTAACacagtattaaaattaaaatattccttaaaaatatactaatttgtaatttttttctaaaacatgaGTATTTTATTGCTCCCTATTGATGAAGCTTCCAAATGTTGGGACTGGCCTGCTAATGAGGCGCAAACAGTGGAAGTATTCGGTTGGAATTAGAGGATTAATATTAAATTTGTATAATAGTATGGTTTTTTTGGTTCAAGTAAGGTTTATTGAACTCTTTAACAGTACAGGTTACTTGACCGCATAAATATAGTATGCAATTCGCAGATCTATCTCAATAGCGCTATTATTTTGTATTCTTAGTAAAAGTAAACATTAACTGTAGTACAATTAAGTGTTTGTACCATTTTTGGGTGAACTTTGATTTGCTGTCAGTACACTATCTTGGGTGATATGCCTGTTTTTTGATTTCTTTCACGTAAGTTTATTTAACCAGTGGTCACACATGTAGTTATGCATAAAGCAGCTAATTGCAGTAATATAAGACACAGTGGTAGTTCAAACCCCAGTAGCTTAGTAACACGGGCCTGTATGGCTACCCAGTATTCTTATTGCAGGACCAGAAGGTTTGCATTATTGTGCCTTTCTCCAGCTTGCACCTCAGCCATGTGGCTGTATTTCTGGGTTTAATTTGTGCAAAGGGGTTTTTGAGTAGTAAACCCTATGCACTAAGTATCATAGAAGTAGAATCAAGGGAGCACTCACTGATCCATATGCATTTTTCCGCTGTGCTGCCACATGTAAAACGCCCCTCGTAGCGTGAAAGTCCAAATGAGTTGTCTAGGACACGGAGCACTCGCGGGGCTAAAATCACACTTttattagaaaattatttaaaatcacagAGCACATAAAAGATACACTCTTGACCCGTTTAGTGGACCAAGCCACTTCCTCATAAGCATGATGTGCTTGAGTCCACCTGAACATTTAAAAGGCTCAAAGGACACACCtcctaaaaacattaacccttagAGCCCTACACACATTTCTCACTTGGAGAGCATATAAACGAATATGAAATAGAAGGCTTGTATTACTcacttatatatatctatagtaaaTACTGGATGGTATACTCCTCAATTAATATAGTCTAATTCCAATTTAAATAACAATTCATGGACTGCAATGGCGGAGAAACTGgaaattattaacaaaatatGTCTAAagctatatattaaatattatatattaaatatgtttaatatgtttgTGCGCTCTGtgatttttaacaaattttctaATAAAAGTGTGATTTTTAGCCCTGCCAGTGCTCCGTGTCCTAGAAAATTCTATGCATAAAGTATAGTTGCAAAATtctatatttgtaaatgtgtgaGATCATAAGGGGGTTTAGGAGTACTCGGTTCCATTGATAGTCAATGGTGTTCTATCAGCTTCCCATAATAGTAATGTTCATTCCTAGAACCATAAATATTGTTTTGTCAGCCGCTTCTTAAAAATGGCTGTGACTGTAAACATGTGGAACCAGAAGGTAGGGTCCTGAATGGGTCTGTCTACTTCACCCCTGCCTAGACCCAGTACCTGACCCTACCTTGTGGGGTTCATTGTAATCATCTTGCTTACACTCGTTTTTTTATTGCAGGTATCTGCAGAGGATGCTTTGAAACTTGACACATTTTTCAAGCGCAACTCATATATTTCTGGACAATACTCAGATGCAGCCTCCTTCCAAAACCTTAACCAGCACCTGAATTCATTACCCAATGGGGCAAAAGCCAACCGCCTCTTCTACCTAGCACTACCACCCAGTGTGTATCATGATGTTACCCGCAACATCAAAGAGACCTGCATGAGCTCTGTGTAAGCATCAAACAGTTGTTTCTCTATTTGCTGATCCATGTTTTCTCTCCATTCCTTAAATATAATTGCTGGTGGTTTAATATTTAAAACTAAAACAGTAAATTAATCCCCCCCCTTCCCTTGTGCTTTTACTTTTGATAATTAACtctgctgtcaccatcttgctgtACTGTTAGCAACTATTTTTACCTAAAACTGCTGCTTTGCAAAGTCACATTGTGTGTGACATCCAGGGCAGTCAACACTTTGttgcataaataatttaaattgtatttagaaatctCAATTACAAATCTTCTCCTAAAGGATTGAATGTGGCAGCATATTATTGTGTACTTGGGCCCAGAATGATCGCATTACCCAgccaaaatgaattatttttctaGAGCTGCTGGAAAACCATAGCAGCCAATGTATACGATTATGTCACTAACCCAGTGATTATATAATGtgactgccatctagtggcaaaTGCATCTTTTACACTTCTTTAtttagtttctttttcttttcagtatATGTGCAATTAATATTTGGGATGGTCTACATAAATAAAGCCATAACAGCTTGGTAGTGTTTCTTCATTCATGCTTTGCTATTCTCATTGCACCGCGGTTCCCCTTTTCTGTTGGCAGAGGATGGAACCGTGTTATTGTGGAGAAACCTTTTGGCAAAGATCTGGAAAGTTCCAATCGTTTGTCGGAACAGATCTCCTCCTTATACAAGGAAAACCAGATCTATCGTATCGACCATTACCTGGGCAAAGAGATGGTACAGAACCTCATGATCTTAAGGTTAGAACACACAGTATTTTTCTACTGCATATTCACATATCCAGCTGCCAATATCTTTTCCTTATCTTAATCTTTCACTATCCAGCATCTTTATACTTCTCATATCTTGTTTCTTAAGATTTGGTAACAGGATATTCAGCCCCCTCTGGTCCAGGGATCACATAAGTGCAGTGGTTCTGACATTTAAAGAGCCTTTCGGAACACAGGGGCGTGGAGGATACTTTGACGAATTTGGCATCATCCGGTAAGTGTTTTTGTGACTGCAACCTATCCTTATATTAATGCTTTAGCCTGCTTTTCTGATGTCTGTTTCTCTGGTCTGTGTTCTCTGTAGGGATGTCATGCAAAATCACTTGCTCCAAATGATGTGTTTGATGGCTATGGAGAAGCCGGTCTCCACCAACTCGGATGATGTTAGAGATGAAAAGGTATTAAGCATCTatattagggatgcgccaaatccactattttggattcggccgaagccccgaatcctttgcgagagattcagccaaataccaaaccgaatcctaatttccatatgctaattaggggtggtaTGGGCAAaccgttttttacttccttgttttgtgacaaaaaatcgaGCGATCTCcctcccttaatttgcatattcaaattagaaatcgggttcagccgggcagatggattccgtcgaatccgaatcctgctgaaaaagcccaatcccgaaccaaatcctggattcggtgcaaccctaatttATATGTATGATTGGTAGTTGCATTAGTTTATGTATTATACATAAGCTTTAGAAGAACAAAACTAGAAAGTCACAATTGAAGTCACAGAAATTGACAGAATTGATAAATCTTGATAAGACAAGAAAAACAATAAGGTAGATCCTACCCATACATGAAACATTAAGCCTGcttataaatattttctaaattatGTGAttcatataactttttttttcttaaggtgaAAGTGTTGAAATCAGTGGCTCCCCTCAATCTTGATAATCTGGTAATAGGGCAGTATATTGGGAATCCGGACGGACAAGGCGAGGCACAAGAAGGCTATTTGGATGACCGCACTGTTCCAAAAGGATCTTTGACCCCCACATTTGCCACTGCAGTCCTATATGTGCAGAATGAGCGTTGGGATGGTAAGTAGAAAATCGAGTAAGCACCATCATTCATGTAGCTGTCTTCCTTTTTTAGGAGTATTTTGGAGCGTGCATCTGTATTGTTTGACTTTCAGTATGAGTTCCAAGCCATGCATAAGATATTGTGTTCCCTTCTTTTTGTGTTTGTCCTGTCATTGGCTGTGCCCAACATATTATTTTCCTACACTATACATGCAATCCTTAtaataaagctggtcatagacatgcagattttgttCCCACGAACAATGGACGATCGTTCATTCCAATGCACTGAACttctactaaccattcagattataTAAAGTACCGGtactaaaaagaacaaatcagatgatgttctggccattaattgacagcaatggtatgaaagttatgtccgacaataGTAATTGCAAAAAATCCCAGATGCACACCTTTGTTGTATCAAAAGTGGTTTATTAAGCCCATACATCATAAAAGGGCCctccgggtcctttatcaagcctgttgTGTCACACAAAAGAACTATCTTAAATAGGGGTAATAAGCGGTGGTGATTGTGAGTCCCTCCCCCTGTTAAAATGATACCATCCCCAGTTCATGTGTACCAAAGTCCAATGTCAAGATGTAATCCAATAGAATTTCACATGTGCCAAAAGAGTGTCCATTTCATATAGTCTCTTAACAAAGTGTCCATAAGGTGTCAATACCAAAAActgacataaaataaataaatccataacaataatattttgaaGCTTTTTTGAAACTTTTTGTAACCATGGATGGTATCACTTTAACAGGGGGAGGGCCTCACAATAACCACCCCTTATTACCCATATTTAAGATAGTTCTTTTGTGTGACAcaacaggcttgataaagggcctggaggGTTCCAAAACATTGCCCTTTTTTGATGTATATGGCCTTAATAAACCACTTTTGATACAACTTTGCAAAAACTCCGGATGCACACCTTTTTGTTAATTACTCTACTGACCCTAATGCAAGGAAAGGGTCTTCTGGGTAAGCACcctacactttcaacaagtgttATTTTTGGGATTGGGTTGAGCTCTCCATCATAGTGCAATGTCCGACAATAGTAGTGACAATCACCCATGGATATCGtcacaatacatgcagagatattattgttagctgacagaaatcttctaacctgtcaaCTATAATGACTGATCGCCAtataacaaaaaatgttgggacgatcCACAAATGGTCCGAATTTCGTACAAATCTtcttttcatatgactatatctttgcgtctatggccagcttcagtctCTTTCTGTTTTCAAATTCCAGGTGTCCCCTTTATCATGCGCTGTGGCAAGGCCTTGAACGAGAGGAAGGCAGAGGCACGACTGCAGTTTCGTGATGTGCCTGGAGATATATTCCAAGGCCAATGCAAAAGGAATGAACTGGTGATCAGAGTGCAGCCAAATGAAGCTGTATACACCAAGATGATGACCAAGAAGCCAGGAATGTTCTTTAACCCTGAGGAGTCAGAGCTAGACTTAACATATGGCAGCAGATACAAGGTAACTAACACACACTGTATGGTTAGATTTAGCTTTAGAAACACCTCAATTCAATTTTACTGGAATATGGGAATTTAGGAGCATGTCTGGAAACAAACTTGGAATCATATAGCTCCTTGCATTAATCCATTAATGGTCTCACCCTACACAGGATGTGAAGTTGCCAGACGCATATGAGCGGCTTATTTTGGATGTGTTCTGTGGAAATCAGATGCACTTTGTACGCAGGTGTGTGCATGTTTATTGCCCTGTGCCCTGTACTGTAAATGTCTTGGAACTTTTTAGGGTAGATGTCTCATTCATGTTACCGCTTTCCTTTCTGGCAGTGATGAACTGAGAGAAGCTTGGAGGATCTTCACCCCTGTTCTCCATCAGCTGGAGAGAGAAAAAATCAAACCCCATCCTTATAAATATGGAAGGTAAGCAGAGAGCAGGGCAGTTGTCTAGTGTTCTTGATAACAAGGGTTGCCCAGACCCTCCCTTGTGTGATTATTTTAAGAAACCAAATCCGTGAAGATAA
The sequence above is a segment of the Xenopus laevis strain J_2021 chromosome 8L, Xenopus_laevis_v10.1, whole genome shotgun sequence genome. Coding sequences within it:
- the g6pd.L gene encoding glucose-6-phosphate dehydrogenase L homeolog isoform X1 — its product is MGSSPSVESKMSEAHEQVHLSRLEVCGMMREELLSEQEFHQSETHIFIVVGASGDLAKKKIYPTLWWLYNDGLLPEDTYIVGFARSKLTVQDIKKQSEPYFKVSAEDALKLDTFFKRNSYISGQYSDAASFQNLNQHLNSLPNGAKANRLFYLALPPSVYHDVTRNIKETCMSSVGWNRVIVEKPFGKDLESSNRLSEQISSLYKENQIYRIDHYLGKEMVQNLMILRFGNRIFSPLWSRDHISAVVLTFKEPFGTQGRGGYFDEFGIIRDVMQNHLLQMMCLMAMEKPVSTNSDDVRDEKVKVLKSVAPLNLDNLVIGQYIGNPDGQGEAQEGYLDDRTVPKGSLTPTFATAVLYVQNERWDGVPFIMRCGKALNERKAEARLQFRDVPGDIFQGQCKRNELVIRVQPNEAVYTKMMTKKPGMFFNPEESELDLTYGSRYKDVKLPDAYERLILDVFCGNQMHFVRSDELREAWRIFTPVLHQLEREKIKPHPYKYGSRGPAESDELMQKVGFHYAGTYKWVNPNKL
- the g6pd.L gene encoding glucose-6-phosphate dehydrogenase L homeolog (The RefSeq protein has 1 substitution compared to this genomic sequence): MSEAHEQVHLSRLEVCGMMREELLSEQEFHQSETHIFIVVGASGDLAKKKIYPTLWWLYNDGLLPEDTYIVGFARSKLTVQDIKKQSEPYFKVSAEDALKLDTFFKRNSYISGQYSDAASFQNLNQHLNSLPNGAKANRLFYLALPPSVYHDVTRNIKETCMSSVGWNRVIVEKPFGKDLESSNRLSEHISSLYKENQIYRIDHYLGKEMVQNLMILRFGNRIFSPLWSRDHISAVVLTFKEPFGTQGRGGYFDEFGIIRDVMQNHLLQMMCLMAMEKPVSTNSDDVRDEKVKVLKSVAPLNLDNLVIGQYIGNPDGQGEAQEGYLDDRTVPKGSLTPTFATAVLYVQNERWDGVPFIMRCGKALNERKAEARLQFRDVPGDIFQGQCKRNELVIRVQPNEAVYTKMMTKKPGMFFNPEESELDLTYGSRYKDVKLPDAYERLILDVFCGNQMHFVRSDELREAWRIFTPVLHQLEREKIKPHPYKYGSRGPAESDELMQKVGFHYAGTYKWVNPNKL